In one Candidatus Eisenbacteria bacterium genomic region, the following are encoded:
- a CDS encoding NYN domain-containing protein codes for MGRRHRGASVRLDAAFGRIRDQGAERERSVLGKRAQWPAEPRQYHWIVDGHNAIFAHRDLEAMQIAGQRAEARRRLEEMLEPFARRHDLKIQVVYDGNRTDRNPDSKRGGRVSTIYSLLPEQADDRILLIVSSRVARGEKVAVVSSDRATLGARLPAGVLRIEADEFLRRLREDRPRKEGERPEGDFGDIERHFLDLDEQRGTASDAPPAKGRGNGEGRRK; via the coding sequence ATCGGGCGACGGCATCGCGGCGCCTCGGTCCGCCTCGATGCGGCGTTCGGGCGCATCCGGGATCAAGGAGCGGAGAGGGAGCGATCCGTCTTGGGCAAACGAGCGCAATGGCCGGCGGAGCCGAGGCAGTATCACTGGATCGTCGACGGCCACAACGCGATCTTCGCGCACCGCGACCTGGAAGCGATGCAGATCGCCGGCCAGCGCGCGGAGGCGAGGCGCCGGTTGGAGGAGATGCTCGAGCCGTTCGCGAGACGGCACGATCTCAAGATCCAGGTCGTCTACGACGGCAATCGCACGGATCGCAATCCGGACAGCAAGCGAGGAGGCCGTGTCTCAACGATCTACAGCCTCCTGCCGGAACAGGCGGACGACAGGATTCTCCTCATCGTATCCTCCAGGGTCGCGCGGGGAGAGAAGGTCGCCGTGGTGAGCTCCGACCGCGCGACGCTCGGCGCCCGACTTCCGGCCGGCGTGCTGCGCATCGAGGCGGACGAGTTCCTCCGCCGGCTGCGGGAGGACAGGCCACGGAAGGAGGGGGAGCGGCCGGAGGGCGACTTCGGCGACATCGAACGGCACTTCCTCGATCTTGACGAACAGCGCGGGACTGCCAGCGACGCGCCCCCGGCGAAGGGGCGAGGCAACGGAGAGGGGAGGCGGAAGTGA
- a CDS encoding glucose-6-phosphate isomerase has product MRGEVTIDLTGVMAEEIGAAHGLSEADLRRIEPDLVRVASEIADLRRRGMLEVLDLPSVREDLDRIAEAAVKSHGFRNFVLLGIGGSSLGARAIFEACLSPFHNLAPEGERGAPRLFVAENVDPDSLDSLMRVAPPEETLYNVVSKSGTTVETISQLLVVWDRLASSVGKRAAEHLVITTDPERGFLRRLASELGIRSFGVPPGVGGRFSVLTPVGLYPAAVAGVDPLELLDGAAQMDERCRDNGWRQNPALALAGVHYAFDRLKGKGITVMMPYADSLRSFAEWFCQLWAESLGKRTNPAGDPRAPVGQTPVRALGAIDQHSQLQLYVDGPNDKLFSIVAVHRHRAEVRIPETTLPGVREEGLGHIPGHGLDELLSAERSATEMVLLGSERPVLVVDLPEVSAFSLGQMFYLYEWATIAAGMLYHVNPFDQPGVEEGKLLTHAAMGRSGSEKLAERIRSHRQRPDRHRIR; this is encoded by the coding sequence GTGAGGGGCGAAGTCACCATCGATCTGACAGGGGTCATGGCCGAGGAGATAGGCGCGGCGCACGGGCTGTCGGAGGCCGATCTCCGGCGGATCGAGCCGGATCTGGTCCGGGTAGCGTCCGAGATCGCGGACTTGAGGCGCCGGGGGATGCTCGAGGTTCTCGATCTCCCAAGCGTGCGGGAGGACCTGGACCGCATCGCGGAGGCGGCGGTCAAGAGCCACGGCTTCCGCAACTTCGTGCTGCTCGGGATCGGCGGCTCATCTCTCGGAGCGAGGGCCATCTTCGAGGCCTGCCTCTCGCCGTTTCACAACCTCGCCCCCGAGGGGGAGCGCGGGGCGCCCCGGTTGTTCGTTGCGGAGAATGTCGATCCGGACAGCCTCGACTCGCTCATGAGGGTCGCGCCTCCGGAGGAGACGCTCTACAACGTGGTCAGCAAATCGGGTACGACCGTGGAGACGATTTCGCAGCTTCTGGTCGTGTGGGATCGACTGGCCTCCTCGGTCGGGAAGAGGGCGGCCGAGCACCTCGTGATCACGACCGACCCGGAGAGGGGATTCCTGCGGCGGCTGGCGAGCGAGCTTGGCATCCGATCCTTCGGCGTTCCTCCGGGAGTCGGGGGGCGTTTCTCGGTGCTGACGCCCGTCGGCCTCTATCCCGCCGCCGTCGCGGGCGTCGATCCTCTGGAGCTTCTCGATGGCGCGGCGCAGATGGATGAGCGATGCCGCGACAATGGGTGGCGACAGAACCCGGCGCTCGCCCTGGCCGGAGTCCACTACGCCTTCGACAGGTTGAAGGGCAAGGGAATCACAGTGATGATGCCCTACGCGGACAGTCTCCGCTCGTTCGCCGAGTGGTTCTGCCAGCTCTGGGCCGAGAGTCTGGGGAAGCGGACGAACCCGGCTGGCGACCCCCGCGCGCCGGTCGGACAGACCCCCGTGCGTGCGCTCGGGGCAATCGATCAGCACTCCCAGCTCCAGCTCTATGTCGATGGGCCCAACGACAAGCTCTTCTCCATCGTCGCCGTCCACAGGCACCGCGCCGAGGTGCGGATACCCGAGACGACCTTGCCGGGGGTGCGGGAAGAAGGCCTGGGACACATCCCGGGGCATGGTCTGGACGAGCTGCTGTCCGCTGAGAGATCGGCGACAGAGATGGTCCTTCTGGGAAGCGAGCGCCCCGTGCTTGTCGTCGATCTCCCGGAGGTCTCGGCCTTCTCGCTTGGGCAGATGTTCTACCTCTATGAGTGGGCTACAATTGCGGCGGGGATGCTGTACCATGTGAATCCGTTCGACCAGCCGGGCGTGGAGGAAGGGAAGTTGTTGACCCACGCCGCGATGGGAAGGAGCGGGTCGGAGAAGCTCGCTGAGAGGATCCGGTCCCACCGCCAGCGGCCCGACCGCCACCGGATCCGATGA
- a CDS encoding tetratricopeptide repeat protein yields MTHENPLKEETMLVRSRRLWVVAGLLAVLSASGLFATVFAADEDRDPVQEEKELREQLAKSPNDPELHFKLGNALYDQGKRPEAQAEFENAITLKPDHVKALVNLGVVMNENGYSEEALPYFDRAIALAPKDITVLCNKGQALYALRQYPKAIALYQESIRLEPRNQLPHYLLGVAFADAGIYREAIEEWRRVVEIDPRSEAGITAAEGIKVLQELLPQTGQAQEPAKAK; encoded by the coding sequence ATGACGCATGAGAATCCGTTGAAGGAGGAAACGATGCTGGTTCGCTCGAGGCGCTTGTGGGTAGTGGCGGGTCTTCTGGCCGTTCTGAGCGCGTCGGGCCTCTTCGCCACGGTCTTCGCCGCAGACGAGGACAGGGATCCCGTCCAGGAGGAGAAGGAACTGCGGGAGCAGCTGGCGAAGAGCCCCAACGACCCGGAACTCCACTTCAAGCTGGGAAACGCGCTCTACGACCAAGGGAAACGCCCCGAGGCACAGGCCGAGTTCGAAAACGCGATCACTCTGAAGCCGGACCATGTCAAGGCGCTCGTCAACCTAGGCGTCGTCATGAACGAGAATGGCTACTCGGAGGAAGCGCTGCCCTACTTCGACAGGGCGATCGCCCTCGCCCCGAAAGATATCACCGTCCTCTGCAACAAGGGGCAGGCTCTCTACGCCCTGCGCCAGTACCCCAAGGCCATCGCGCTCTATCAGGAGTCGATCCGTCTCGAGCCCCGCAATCAGCTCCCTCACTATCTCCTGGGTGTCGCTTTCGCGGACGCCGGGATCTACCGGGAAGCGATAGAGGAGTGGAGGAGGGTTGTCGAGATCGACCCCAGGAGCGAGGCGGGCATCACGGCCGCGGAGGGGATCAAGGTGCTTCAGGAGCTGCTCCCCCAAACTGGGCAAGCGCAGGAGCCCGCCAAGGCCAAGTAG